The following proteins come from a genomic window of Halictus rubicundus isolate RS-2024b chromosome 8, iyHalRubi1_principal, whole genome shotgun sequence:
- the East gene encoding enhanced adult sensory threshold isoform X3 has protein sequence MELQEPNVGGSEMASREKKPLAPSKAKQKANNESGLSSNEIKSRKGKTLSNLKQQQLARDILEAVATGSQLPPKLEASLPRKKVLRNLKRKQKLRVAKANLIKSKVPRKVANRNLCRLTSDVKKSVRTKRVKLSEESGAKTFDNNSKVLEQQISDIDFEGTGTETINRSAKNNLRTKKTKFVTKSSEEIENEDTQDKDTDSVAGSSTKNSPKFSRKGKGSDSPDSLTKTVKSTKFSGFKRSNIRDKDVCPKSTEADVKYTKGRKSNNSKDVDCGKVSNVDTKFSKSLLEAKSSIDLTIDEVIASMLSDSEIDSQQGVTEKIEGKVTRSKKMLVEDNIVPDIEIKKDPDREETKSISDGENLGTESIQNAIQLRKRSNTSIGQRSLRNGKLRQSDAGLSSDLDQKRRRTLNSDDPSNFEVMVDNVTDSNLDTESCFSESSGSDPHTVLVAAKDEHSLKQEALKNCDDSSQNGSETENNNNSDRVDRVSEIGPTLRSKTKAKSTEVDVKNDNIKAEYTRIAPKSTDAAQEDVKKVSNLDQVRKDNILAKFADKSKSRRSSLNIDMKKTVNSFYSTDKSDGNPKSQIDQMIENIKLTIAKSIESKIFGPEKGLGLSKNFEVPKIEEIVAPLSTESQKLGLEENTDEEKSAITKNEMKSDSSETNSVPKVADTAKEIEKLVMGDIEPAETHSQNIQESEADENNSVHNNNASESVQVTEKNSTENSSKTVEQSEQPNENSAAIEEPEKCTEQTEDQTTKTLDDAKKTVPVRKSPRISDKGSPECSETKKPSKVVANSKTVHNEESPHEESSKPVSEETALTEEPAKEVSESSKSSAESVPLESSSNDPEEAISQVQESKEDEVKSNEQPVESKPENPSTVPANTEEAETLESISKEVERLVAGDQPSNQQETDTTENVQDKEESSVENTAELSAPQTISSNDTQEAAANSIAEELEKTVEQEKPESTENAKETEASSVVQDTDNCHIPDSPNSSSDSKENTNTDSNDTSISVQDSIQDSVQDIKEEDAESDKCKEDNDVASSPSETVEKSTDKNPEHVESSTVTESPEEKTSNEKATEEQKSAGEEKKRVLRARDKAKKAEKGQTSSSRERNDNSKGKAEEDGTQKKQNDAEEDLAEEKTEAPANVEDPEENQNNGDLEANDLDSKARPRRSREPKKRKDDQSVSQKSKRPKREVRRSDQQNKEETLLDNEVATINENNRSFLNKYSSGAECAGNFRGFSEGGRGSLEKHKNTADSARSKSENDLVIAKEPSKESCEDRLSRNLSENHMTKQTENISMLDEECKPAKTPETSQKDSDETSTSGESSSSVNVAVKILETPEDKAKKESILRLLGLESLEKAAERLNHQKAKKEQYTGTLKTVIRVQKEKERDKRRSRSPLKMVLKQGRGDGEGDSPEFYTIQKEFGTSGLGDSSSDEDNEDVAPKDRQSLVIPEKSSSFSIHPGRLCADVCCYCFGKFGSLDTPMHLAQMKSDERRKKILNIERHLTKDSCLCDACYRHVDRKANTSPTNMQTKPQKQHRQLMVSKCSARDCRDAARHHVKRRWLLKIKAGLQKQVDIDWESSQHTSMSFCVSHYSKIERFLTCALCKRRLARNYTHQLANAETDELNQLLGQQGVPVVLAAGTFVCKLCRYFTQLQLKYKDVENMNMSHRSFFKNYRKRILHYHDIEVLDNEEDELSSQNQSKDKEKRKKSKCPAQSKSGTTKSPDATVNSISEKSTPELAKVEGVISETDNETNRATKANSTNEVIVPGDVQYLGLESTVEKLKKRKLLEMHSYSTGSDATISCDSPNEVVEILAMDKEVTLTRLPKRPRTSNDITPVVQRLGANPSISVRTLFPGEEEMNLHANIEFANVREITPQGWEKCATMIQYDRDTKLLWQELQRPYGNQSSFLRHLILLEKYYRSGDLVLAPNASRNAINYSTSVQNRLISYEGPEKMDEPIMEPIASEYHNSRRLSGGYVLERDRLALPGTSTMKTATTTTASQQSAKGSPSRVLKLNSGVSIIKKPPPNLQRLNLPSTSNATNGNVKRKDGGQKASPASSGSGKVFQMSEPEFKRLQTLKKQKQMLTEKSMGSTGATGATAGTSSSSPPNLKSTQYQKAQQLAAHTQFQKHLRMQQEMLSRQSRGDFEPLICDVRSLANENSPTQNLLHNLNLPKSIQVTTKSSNQIPILPKIPKSLTVIPQTVTRPADK, from the exons ATGGAATTGCAGGAGCCCAATGTGGGTGGAAGTGAGATGGCATCCAGGGAAAAGAAACCCTTAGCGCCTTCCAAAGCAAAACAGAAGGCGAATAATGAAAGCGGCTTGTCATCGAATGAGATTAAAAGCAGAAAGGGTAAGACTCTGTCAAATCTGAAGCAACAGCAACTGGCACGTGATATCTTGGAGGCTGTGGCGACTGGCAGTCAACTTCCTCCGAAATTAGAGGCTAGCCTGCCGCGTAAGAAGGTCCTGAGGAACCTGAAGCGCAAGCAGAAGCTGAGAGTAGCGAAAGCAAATCTCATCAAGTCCAAAGTTCCGAGGAAGGTGGCCAACAGAAATTTATGCAGATTAACATCCGACGTCAAGAAAAGTGTGCGAACGAAACGAGTGAAACTGTCGGAGGAGAGCGGTGCTAAGACATTTGATAACAATTCAAAAGTTTTAGAACAACAGATCAGTGACATAGATTTCGAGGGTACAGGGACGGAAACAATTAATAGAAGTGCCAAGAATAATCTCAGGACCAAAAAGACCAAATTTGTAACAAAAAGTAGCGAAGAAATAGAAAACGAGGATACTCAAGACAAAGACACGGATTCTGTTGCTGGATCCAGCACCAAGAACAGTCCGAAATTTAGCAGGAAAGGTAAAGGTTCGGACAGTCCGGATTCTTTGACGAAAACCGTCAAGTCGACAAAGTTCTCTGGATTCAAAAGAAGCAATATCAGGGACAAGGACGTTTGCCCTAAGAGCACGGAAGCAGACGTGAAGTATACAAAAGGAAGGAAGAGTAATAACAGCAAAGACGTCGATTGCGGTAAGGTATCGAACGTCGacacgaaattttcaaaatcccTCCTCGAGGCTAAAAGTTCCATAGATCTTACCATCGACGAGGTGATAGCTTCGATGTTGAGCGACTCGGAAATAGATAGTCAACAAGGGGTAACGGAGAAAATCGAAGGAAAAGTAACAAGAAGCAAGAAAATGCTGGTAGAGGACAACATAGTTCCTGACATTGAAATTAAGAAAGATCCAGACCGGGAGGAGACCAAAAGCATATCTGACGGGGAAAATTTAGGCACAGAATCGATCCAAAACGCGATCCAGTTACGGAAACGGTCGAACACGTCGATAGGTCAGAGAAGTTTAAGAAATGGTAAATTACGACAATCGGACGCCGGTCTGTCCTCCGATCTGGATCAAAAGAGACGTCGCACATTAAACTCGGACGACCCCAGCAATTTCGAAGTTATGGTAGACAACGTTACGGATAGCAATCTAGACACAGAGTCTTGCTTTTCAGAGTCTAGCGGCAGCGATCCTCATACGGTTCTCGTAGCAGCCAAAGATGAGCACTCTTTGAAGCAAGAAGCGCTGAAGAATTGCGACGACAGTTCCCAAAACGGATCTGAAACAGAGAACAATAATAACAGTGATCGAGTAGATAGAGTTAGCGAGATAGGACCCACTCTGCGCTCAAAAACTAAAGCCAAAAGTACAGAGGTCGACGTGAAAAATGACAATATTAAAGCGGAGTACACGAGAATAGCACCTAAGAGTACAGATGCAGCGCAGGAGGACGTAAAGAAAGTAAGCAATCTAGATCAAGTTAGGAAGGATAATATTTTAGCGAAGTTCGCGGATAAGTCCAAGAGTCGGAGGAGTAGTTTAAACATAGATATGAAGAAGACGGTCAACTCTTTTTATAGTACAGACAAATCGGACGGGAATCCGAAGTCCCAGATCGATCAGATGATAGAGAACATCAAGCTGACTATCGCGAAATCGATCGAAAGCAAGATCTTCGGGCCGGAGAAGGGTCTCGGGTTGAGCAAGAACTTCGAGGTGCCGAAGATCGAGGAGATCGTCGCGCCGTTGAGCACGGAGTCCCAGAAGCTCGGGCTCGAAGAGAACACGGACGAAGAGAAATCGGCTATCACGAAAAATGAGATGAAATCGGACAGTTCGGAAACGAACTCGGTACCAAAAGTGGCTGACACTGCCAAAGAAATTGAGAAACTAGTCATGGGTGATATCGAGCCAGCAGAAACTCATTCTCAAAATATCCAAGAAAGCGAGGCCGACGAGAACAACAGCGTGCACAACAACAATGCCTCCGAATCTGTGCAAGTCACGGAGAAGAACAGCACCGAGAACAGTTCGAAAACCGTGGAACAGTCTGAACAACCGAATGAGAATTCCGCCGCAATCGAGGAGCCTGAAAAGTGTACGGAACAAACGGAAGATCAAACGACGAAGACATTGGACGACGCCAAGAAAACGGTCCCCGTTAGGAAATCGCCGAGGATTAGCGACAAAGGTTCTCCGGAGTGTAGCGAGACTAAGAAGCCGAGCAAAGTAGTAGCAAACAGTAAAACTGTTCACAACGAAGAATCTCCGCACGAGGAATCGAGTAAACCCGTTTCCGAAGAGACTGCCCTGACGGAGGAGCCAGCGAAAGAGGTCTCCGAATCTTCTAAATCCTCCGCCGAGTCTGTTCCCCTCGAGTCTTCGAGCAACGATCCCGAAGAAGCAATCTCGCAGGTTCAAGAAAGCAAAGAGGATGAAGTTAAATCGAACGAGCAACCCGTTGAATCGAAACCCGAGAATCCGTCGACTGTTCCCGCGAACACGGAAGAAGCAGAAACATTGGAGAGTATTTCGAAAGAAGTGGAGAGACTGGTGGCAGGGGACCAGCCGAGCAATCAGCAGGAAACGGACACAACAGAGAACGTACAAGATAAAGAGGAGTCGAGTGTCGAAAACACGGCCGAGTTGTCCGCGCCTCAGACAATATCTAGCAACGACACGCAAGAGGCAGCTGCAAATAGCATAGCCGAAGAATTGGAGAAAACTGTCGAGCAAGAGAAACCGGAGTCAACGGAGAACGCCAAAGAAACTGAAGCTTCGAGCGTGGTGCAGGACACGGATAATTGTCACATACCAGACAGCCCTAACTCGAGTTCAGATTCGAAAGAGAACACGAATACAGACTCCAACGATACCTCTATTTCCGTTCAGGACTCCATTCAGGATTCCGTtcaggatattaaagaggaagATGCGGAGAGCGACAAATGTAAAGAGGACAACGATGTAGCTAGCAGTCCCAGCGAGACCGTAGAGAAGAGTACGGATAAGAATCCCGAACATGTTGAATCGTCGACGGTGACGGAGAGTCCGGAGGAGAAGACGAGCAACGAGAAAGCGACGGAAGAGCAAAAGTCTGCCGGCGAGGAGAAGAAGAGGGTGTTGAGAGCTCGGGATAAGGCGAAGAAGGCTGAGAAAGGGCAGACGTCGTCGAGTAGGGAGCGCAACGACAATTCCAAGGGAAAAGCTGAGGAGGACGGTACTCAGAAGAAACAGAACGACGCCGAGGAAGACTTGGCAGAGGAGAAGACGGAGGCTCCAGCCAACGTGGAGGATCCCGAAGAGAACCAGAACAATGGCGACCTGGAGGCGAACGACTTGGACTCGAAAGCTCGCCCTCGACGCAGCAGGGAGCCGAAGAAACGCAAAGACGACCAGTCGGTGTCCCAGAAGAGCAAGAGACCGAAGCGAGAGGTGCGGAGGTCCGACCAGCAGAACAAGGAGGAGACCCTGCTGGACAACGAGGTAGCCACGATCAACGAGAACAACCGGTCGTTTTTGAACAAGTACAGCAGCGGGGCGGAATGCGCCGGCAACTTCAGAGGATTCTCCGAGGGAGGCAGAGGAAGCTTGGAAAAGCACAAAAACACAGCGGACAGCGCGCGCAGCAAGTCGGAGAACGACTTGGTGATCGCTAAAGAGCCTAGCAAAGAGAGCTGCGAGGACAGACTGTCGAGGAACTTGTCCGAGAATCATATGACCAAACAAACCGAGAACATTAGCATGCTggacgaggagtgtaaaccGGCGAAGACGCCCGAGACCTCGCAGAAGGATTCGGACGAGACGTCCACGTCAGGCGAGTCGTCTAGCAGCGTGAACGTCGCTGTCAAGATCCTGGAGACGCCCGAGGACAAGGCCAAGAAGGAGTCTATCTTGAGATTGCTGGGCCTCGAATCTTTGGAGAAAGCCGCCGAGAGGTTGAACCATCAGAAGGCCAAAAAGGAACAGTACACCGGCACCTTGAAGACCGTGATCAGGGtgcagaaggagaaggagagggaCAAGAGACGGTCCAGGTCGCCGTTGAAGATGGTGTTGAAGCAGGGTCGTGGGGACGGCGAAGGCGATTCACCAGAGTTCTACACCATTCAAAAGGAG TTTGGAACCAGTGGTTTGGGCGATAGCAGCTCTG ACGAAGACAACGAGGACGTTGCACCGAAGGATCGTCAGTCTCTTGTGATTCCAGAGAAGTCCTCTTCGTTCTCCATTCACCCGGGTCGTCTCTGCGCGGACGTCTGTTGCTATTGTTTCGGGAAGTTCGGTTCCTTAGATACACCGATGCATCTGGCACAGATGAAGTCCGACGAAAGACGAAAGAAGATCCTGAACATCGAGCGACACCTTACCAAGGACTCTTGCTTGTGCGACGCTTGCTATCGTCATGTCGACAGAAAG GCGAACACGAGTCCAACGAACATGCAGACCAAACCGCAGAAACAACACCGACAGCTGATGGTGTCCAAGTGTTCGGCCCGCGACTGCAGGGATGCCGCGAGACATCACGTGAAACGCCGTTGGTTGCTGAAGATAAAAGCCGGTTTGCAAAAACAG GTGGATATCGATTGGGAGTCCAGTCAACACACCTCCATGTCGTTTTGCGTCAGTCATTACTCGAAGATAGAGCGATTCTTGACCTGTGCGCTCTGCAAACGTCGGCTGGCGAGAAACTACACCCATCAGCTGGCGAACGCGGAGACCGACGAGCTGAACCAACTACTGGGACAACAGGGCGTTCCTGTTGTGCTGGCCGCTGGTACCTTCGTTTGCAAGCTGTGCCGTTACTTCACGCAGCTCCAACTCAAATACAAGGACGTCGAGAACATGAACATGAGTCATCGGTCCTTCTTCAAGAATTATCGCAAGAG AATTCTACACTACCATGATATCGAGGTCCTGGACAATGAGGAGGACGAGTTGTCATCGCAGAACCAGTCCAAGGACAAGGAGAAGCGGAAGAAGAGCAAGTGCCCGGCGCAGTCGAAGAGCGGTACCACGAAATCCCCGGACGCTACGGTCAACTCCATCTCGGAGAAGTCGACGCCCGAGCTAGCCAAGGTCGAGGGTGTGATCTCGGAGACGGACAACGAGACTAATCGCGCGACGAAAGCGAATTCGACGAACGAGGTGATCGTGCCCGGGGACGTGCAGTACCTAGGCCTCGAGAGCACGGTGGAGAAGTTGAAGAAACGCAAGCTGCTCGAAATGCACTCGTACAGTACCGGGTCGGATGCGACGATATCTTGCGACAGCCCGAACGAGGTGGTGGAGATCCTCGCGATGGATAAAGAGGTGACCCTGACCAGATTGCCAAAGAGACCGAGGACAAGCAACGACATCACGCCGGTGGTGCAGCGGCTAGGCGCGAACCCGTCGATCAGCGTGCGTACCTTGTTCCCCGGTGAGGAGGAGATGAACCTCCACGCGAACATCGAGTTCGCGAACGTGCGGGAGATCACACCCCAGGGCTGGGAGAAGTGCGCCACAATGATACAGTATGACAGGGACACGAAGCTGCTCTGGCAAGAGCTACAGAGACCGTACGGGAACCAGAGCTCGTTCCTCAGACATTTGATACTTCTAGAGAAATATTACAGGTCTGGCGACCTGGTGCTGGCTCCGAACGCCTCGCGGAACGCGATCAATTACTCCACGTCCGTTCAGAACAGACTGATATCGTACGAGGGTCCGGAGAAGATGGACGAGCCGATCATGGAGCCGATTGCCTCCGAGTACCACAATTCTCGGCGTCTGAGCGGAGGTTACGTGCTCGAGAGGGACCGGCTGGCTCTGCCCGGCACCAGCACCATGAAGACTGCCACGACGACCACGGCCTCGCAGCAATCGGCGAAAGGCAGTCCCTCGCGCGTCCTCAAACTGAATTCCGGCGTGTCGATCATCAAAAAGCCGCCGCCGAATTTGCAACGATTGAACCTGCCGTCCACTAGCAACGCCACGAACGGCAACGTGAAACGAAAAGACGGCGGCCAAAAGGCGTCGCCGGCCTCGTCCGGCAGCGGCAAGGTGTTCCAGATGAGCGAGCCCGAGTTCAAGCGTCTGCAGACCTTGAAGAAGCAAAAGCAAATGCTGACGGAGAAGTCGATGGGTAGCACCGGGGCGACCGGCGCCACGGCCGGCACGAGTTCCTCCTCGCCACCAAACTTGAAGTCGACGCAGTACCAGAAGGCGCAACAGCTGGCCGCGCACACTCAGTTCCAGAAACATCTAAGGATGCAGCAGGAGATGCTTAGCCGGCAGAGCAGGGGCGACTTCGAGCCGTTGATCTGCGACGTACGCTCGTTGGCGAACGAGAACAGCCCTACTCAGAACCTGCTGCACAACCTGAACCTGCCAAAGTCGATACAGGTCACCACCAAATCGTCCAACCAGATCCCGATATTGCCGAAGATCCCGAAATCGCTGACGGTGATACCGCAGACCGTCACCAGACCCGCCGACAAATGA